The segment GGAAGGCAAACCCTCAGAGATATAAACACTTTTTAATCCCATAAAAAGAAAAATATCTCAACACAAGAGGAAAACGCCTTCCAACAAAAACACCGAACAACCACTCACACACCAACGGAACTACTGGTGCCCCGTTGAGCGGTTCGTGGTGAAAACTGGTGGTCCTCGTTCGCCTTTGTGGTGTATCATATTTCATTAAAATTAAGGCTTTTATATTATCTCTTTTAAGAAATCAATGCCTTCTTTTGAGTTGAATATGGGCGGGTCCCATAGCTCATCAAGCTCCGTGCGTATGGCGATGACCTTTTCTTTTTTGACCGGATCGTAGCCCTCTTTTTCGACTTTCTTCTTATACACAAGTACTCCTTTCCTCTGCCATCCCGGCGTCTCGCCGAGATTAACACCCCTGCGCCACATCATCTCGTGTATGTCCTCGTATTTCATACCGTGCATCTTCGCAGCCGCATCCTTTTCGTTCACGCCTTCTTTGACCAGGCTATAGAAACCGTATGACTGCATGTGGTTACGCCATGCCTCTGCCTGCCTGTATTGCAGGTATTCTATCATGTTCTCGGGGTGCATGGGTATCACACGGGCATCGAAGGCGAGCGGCGTGTCGATCTTCAGCGCTATCGTCAGGGCGCTCGAAAGGAAGGAAGGGACCACAGAGTCCAGCTTTTCCAATCTTCCCTCAAAAGGGAGCTCCTTAAATAAAATATTAAACTCATCGGAGAACGTGAACACCCATTCCGGGGAAAGGCCGCTTTCCAGTATCAGCCTTCGCGCCGCCGTCACCATTCCCCTTTCAAATGAAATATCGTAGGGCTTTTCAAAATTAAGTCTTTTAAGGGACTCCTTAAAGTTCCTGCCGTCCGCTCTGATGATAATGGGCGGCACCGTTTTTATGTCCCTGTATATTTCATTTTTCTTCACTTTTAATGCTCCGATAGTCAAAGAATATTTAATGGAAAATGATATATTACTAATTTTCCTTTGAAGGTAACATATGGCGTCTCGACTGAACGTGTTTATGGGTCTGCGTCTACCGTCATTCGACCGTAGGGTCTGGATATTGTTCCTGGGGACAGCCCTGAACCAGTTCGGGATGTCCATCGTGATGCCGTTCATATCCATATATCTGTACGTCTATCAGGGTATCCCTGCCAGCTATGTCGGACTGGCCATGTTCACGGCATCTTTCGTGGGAGCTATGTTCCAGTTCATAGGCGGCGAGATGTGCGACAGGCTAGGGCGCCGTTTCGTGCTCATAGCCGGGCTGGTGACGCTCATTATCAGCTTCCTGCTGCTCGGATGGGCGGTGAGCGTAAAAGCTCCCTACGCATATTATCTCGTATTTCTCTCGATGACGCGCATGGCTACGGGGCTATTCAGGCCGATACCTAATATTATCGCTGCCGATATAGTCCCGTCAGAAAAAAGGCTTGAAGTATTCGGAATACTGAGAATAGCCCTGAACATCGGGTTTGCGACAGGCCCTGTGGTCGGCGGACTTATGGCCATCATATCCTATTCGTCGATGTTCTACCTGACGGCGGTCACGAGCACGATATACTTGCTCC is part of the Methanooceanicella nereidis genome and harbors:
- a CDS encoding tRNA(His) guanylyltransferase Thg1 family protein; protein product: MKKNEIYRDIKTVPPIIIRADGRNFKESLKRLNFEKPYDISFERGMVTAARRLILESGLSPEWVFTFSDEFNILFKELPFEGRLEKLDSVVPSFLSSALTIALKIDTPLAFDARVIPMHPENMIEYLQYRQAEAWRNHMQSYGFYSLVKEGVNEKDAAAKMHGMKYEDIHEMMWRRGVNLGETPGWQRKGVLVYKKKVEKEGYDPVKKEKVIAIRTELDELWDPPIFNSKEGIDFLKEII